In Thermoanaerobaculia bacterium, the genomic window GGAGCGGCGCTCCAGGCCGAAGGCCACGTTGTCGACGACGGTCATCCACGGAAACAGACCGTGGTCCTGGAAGACCATCGCCGTCGTCGGCCGTTCCGGGGCGGGAGCCGCGTCCACCTCCGCCGAGCCGGAGGAGGGCGCGAGGAGTCCGGCGATCGTGCGGAGGAGAGTCGTCTTGCCGCACCCGCTCGGACCGACGACGCAGAGGAACTCGCCGTCGGCCACGTCGAACGTGAGGTTGGCGATCGCCGTCACCGGCGCTCCATTGCCGGCGAACACCCGGGACAGCCCGCGGAGACGGACCGGCACGGCTCAGCTTCCGGGGCGGTCGCCCCGCGCCGCGCGCAGCGGGGCGGGGTCCCAGATTTCGGACAGAGGGAGCGGGCGCGGCAGGAGGCCGCCCGCGACCGCCCATTCCTGGAACGCCTGAAGGGTCGAGGCGTCGATCTCGCCGTCGGCCCGGATGGGGATCCAGCAGCACGCGCGGATCAGGTCGGCCGTCAGGCCGGTGCGCCGCGCGAGGATCTCCACGTTACGGGGAGTCTTTCCGGCGCGATAACGCGCGATGCCCCGGAGATACGCGCGGAGGAAGCGCACGCCGAGCGCGCGCTCCGGACCGAGCATCCGGGGGCCGAAGACGATGTAGGCGAGCTGGAACCCGGGATAGAAGTCCGTGGCCGGCATCCAGAGGCGGCCCTCGCCCGAGCGGAGAAGGCGCGTCCGTTCCGGCTCGGCGAGCATCGCCATGTCGACCGCGCCGTGCGCGAGCGCGGAACCGACGATCGCCGCCGGGAGATTCACCCGGCGAACCGCCGCCGCGGGCACGCCCTCGCGGGCGAGGAACCGGTCGAAGAGGAAGTCGACGACGGAACCGGCGCTCGTCCGGGCCGACGCCCCCCGCAGGTCTTCCGGCGTCGGAAGGCCGCCGCGCGCCGGGAATCCGGGACGGATCAGGAGGGACGTGAAGCCGCAGCCGCCCGCCTCTTCGTAGCCCTTGTCGGCGACGAAGCGCACGCGCGCCCCGCTCTGGATGGCCCGGAGGTCGCCGATCGTCGGAATGCCGCCGGAAACGTCGAGCCGTCCCGCGGCGAGGGCCGCCGTCGCCTGCGCGTTGGCCTCCAGCTTCGTCCAGCGGATCGCGATCCCCTCGCGCGCGAAGTCCCCCTCGTCCTCGGCGATGAAGAGCGGAGCGAACGACAGGTAGGGGACGCTCGCCACCCGCACCTCGTCCGGGCCGGCGGGGCCGCGCCGGCATCCGGAGAGGAGCAGGAAAACGGCCGCGACGCCGGCGAGCGCCCGCTTCTTCATGCGGGGGGGCGCGCCGCGCGCGAGCCCACGTTCCAGCTCAGGGAAACGAGGAACATCCGGGGGTCGCCGATGCGCCGCCCCGAGGAGAGATCGACGACGAAACGCCGGTCGAAGAGATTCGTGCAGGTCGCCGACAGCGACGCGCCGCCCCAGAGCGGGTGTTTCACCTCGAGATCGAACACCGCGGCCGGGTCGAGCGCCAGCCGGTTGGACGCGTCCACGTACTGCCGGGAGTACGTCCGGGCGCGAAGAGCCGCGGACCGGCCGGCGGCGTCGTGCCAGAGAGCCGAGAACCCGCCCGCGTTGCGGGGCACGAAGGCGATCCACTGGTCGACGAGCGTCGAATCGAGGTCGCTCGAGACGACGCGGGCCTCCGTGTACGTCCAGCTCCCGTCGATCCGCCAGGCGGGAGCGGGCTTCCAGGTCACCGAGGCCTCCGCCCCTTCGCTGCGGGCGTTGCCGACGTTGAAGGACTCGAGCACGCGGGGCGGACCCTTGGCGACCTCGACCTGGCCGATGATCTCTTCGATGCGCGAGACGAATCCGGTCGCGGCCGCGCTCCAGGAGCCGCGGGAGAAGTCGATTCCCGCTTCTCCTCCCCACGAATGCTCCGGGCCGAGCCCGGGGTTCGAGAGGGTCTGCTGCGTCTTCGCGAGCGTCTGGTAGTACAGCTCCCGGAGCGTGGGCGCCCGGAAGGCGCGGTAGCCGGCCGCGCGCAGGGCGAAACCGCCGCCCGCGCTCCAGCGGATCGCGAGGCGGGGATCGAACTGGTCTTCGGAGCGCGGCGCGATCGACGGCGACGAGCCGGGACTCGCGGACTGGTGCCCGTCGTAGTTCCGCCAGAAGTCGTAGCGCGCGCTCGCGAGGATTTCGAAGCCCGGCGACGGAACCAGGCTCGCCTCCGCGAAGACTCCCGTGAAGGTCTGCTGTCCGCCCGCGACGAGCCTCTGGGTGACGTCGCCCGCGGGCGAGTAGTTGTCGGCCCTGTCCTCGCCGCGGTTGTTCTGAACGTCGACGCCCGCGGCCAGGAACGGGAGCGCGCCGCCGGTTTCCCGCGACCAGAGGAGCGAGCCCCCCACTCCCTGGATCGGATCTTCGTGATGGTTCGCGCGGAACTCGGCGTTGCGGCCCTGTCCCGCGAAGAACGCCGTGTTGTCGTAGGCGAGCCTCTGGTGCTGGAAGTACCCGGTGGCGGCCAGCCGTCCGCCGAACGCGGCGAGGCCGCCGCTTCCCGAGAGGTCCTGGATCTGGCGATTCTGGTTCGAGAGCGGCGTGCCCAGCGAGAGCTGCTCGTCCGAGGCGGCCGCCGCGAGTCCCGCCGTCGCGTCGCCGTCCGTCCAGTCGGTCCGCAGGCGACCTGCGGCGTGTCGCGCCGGCATCGGAATGTCGATCGCGCCGCGGTCGCGCTCCGACTCGTGCTGGTAGCCGTCCGTCTCGAACCAGGACCCGTCCGCCTCGACGCCGAGCCCTCCGCCGAGGACGTGCGAGGCGGCGAAGCTCGCGTTCCGCGTGAAGTAGGAGCCGATCCCCCCCTCCGCGTCGAAGGCGTCGCGGTCGGCCCGCCGGGTGACGAAGTTGACGAGCCCCCCGAGCGCCTGGCTTCCGAACACGCTCGCCCCTCCCCCCCGGACGACCTCGGCGCGCTCGAGGCGGACGAGGGGGATCTTGTTCCACTCGATCGACCCGCTGAAGGGATCGGTGG contains:
- a CDS encoding ABC transporter substrate-binding protein, which translates into the protein MKKRALAGVAAVFLLLSGCRRGPAGPDEVRVASVPYLSFAPLFIAEDEGDFAREGIAIRWTKLEANAQATAALAAGRLDVSGGIPTIGDLRAIQSGARVRFVADKGYEEAGGCGFTSLLIRPGFPARGGLPTPEDLRGASARTSAGSVVDFLFDRFLAREGVPAAAVRRVNLPAAIVGSALAHGAVDMAMLAEPERTRLLRSGEGRLWMPATDFYPGFQLAYIVFGPRMLGPERALGVRFLRAYLRGIARYRAGKTPRNVEILARRTGLTADLIRACCWIPIRADGEIDASTLQAFQEWAVAGGLLPRPLPLSEIWDPAPLRAARGDRPGS
- a CDS encoding TonB-dependent receptor, whose protein sequence is MITRQFPLSAKPRLAIAVLALGLTAVAVGPRFAAADGGSDAPPPPAKDAPAAEVTEDVVVSATRVERSVEDVPLSVTVMGPAQIEHTPAQTTDDLLRTVPGVNMPPTSSTYLFPTTQTFSMRGAGARRALVLQDGVPATDPFSGSIEWNKIPLVRLERAEVVRGGGASVFGSQALGGLVNFVTRRADRDAFDAEGGIGSYFTRNASFAASHVLGGGLGVEADGSWFETDGYQHESERDRGAIDIPMPARHAAGRLRTDWTDGDATAGLAAAASDEQLSLGTPLSNQNRQIQDLSGSGGLAAFGGRLAATGYFQHQRLAYDNTAFFAGQGRNAEFRANHHEDPIQGVGGSLLWSRETGGALPFLAAGVDVQNNRGEDRADNYSPAGDVTQRLVAGGQQTFTGVFAEASLVPSPGFEILASARYDFWRNYDGHQSASPGSSPSIAPRSEDQFDPRLAIRWSAGGGFALRAAGYRAFRAPTLRELYYQTLAKTQQTLSNPGLGPEHSWGGEAGIDFSRGSWSAAATGFVSRIEEIIGQVEVAKGPPRVLESFNVGNARSEGAEASVTWKPAPAWRIDGSWTYTEARVVSSDLDSTLVDQWIAFVPRNAGGFSALWHDAAGRSAALRARTYSRQYVDASNRLALDPAAVFDLEVKHPLWGGASLSATCTNLFDRRFVVDLSSGRRIGDPRMFLVSLSWNVGSRAARPPA